A region from the Silene latifolia isolate original U9 population chromosome 7, ASM4854445v1, whole genome shotgun sequence genome encodes:
- the LOC141593063 gene encoding polyadenylate-binding protein RBP45-like: MTHQPPQQPPSSMDPQQYQQYQQYMWAQQQQPPPQQQPQQMWLQQQQYQQQPPQQYQQQPQPQQYQQQPQPQQQQPQYQQYQQQQPPQQQYQQQEQQPQQPATAVSEDVCTLWIGDLQYWMDESYISKCFCLTGELVSVKIIRNKQTKQSEGYGFIEFNSHVAADRMLKTYNGTSMPGVEQNFRLNWASYGSGEKRSDDTVDHTIFVGDLSHDVTDYGLQEAFRAHYPSVKGAKVVMDKLTGRPKGYGFVHFRDESEQLRAMSEMNGVMCAGRPMRIGPATCKKTVGGTSSYQNSQGAQNDSDPNNTTIFVGNLDCNVTDEYLRQAFSQYGELVHIKIPVGKQCGFVEFTTRNSAEAALAGMNGVQLGERNVRLSWGHNTTNRKPQAEQNQYNNAGYYGYPQGYDPYAYAAAPQDPNMYYGAYPGYGGYPVPQQGQQPVQHQQ, from the exons ATGACGCATCaaccaccacaacaaccaccttCCTCCATGGATCCTCAGCAATACCAGCAATACCAACAATACATGTGGGCCCAACAACAGCAaccaccaccgcaacaacaacCGCAACAGATGTGGctgcaacaacaacaataccaacaacaaccgcctcaacaatatcaacaacaaccgcAACCgcaacaatatcaacaacaaccgcAACCGCAACAACAGCAACCACAGTATcagcaatatcaacaacaacaaccgccTCAgcaacaatatcaacaacaagaGCAGCAACCGCAGCAGCCGGCGACCGCGGTTTCGGAGGACGTTTGTACTTTGTGGATTGGTGATCTTCAGTATTGGATGGACGAGTCGTACATTAGTAAATGCTTCTGTCTAACCGGCGAg ctcgTTTCTGTTAAAATCATCCGCAACAAGCAAACAAAGCAGTCAGAGGGTTATGGTTTTATTGAGTTTAATTCTCATGTTGCTGCCGACAGAATGTTGAAGACTTACAATGGCACTTCGATGCCTGGTGTTGAGCAGAACTTCAGACTAAACTGGGCTTCATATGGGTCTGGTGAGAAACGGTCTGATGATACCGTTGACCACACAATCTTTGTTGGAGATTTGTCTCATGATGTCACGGATTACGGACTGCAAGAAGCATTCCGTGCACATTATCCATCTGTAAAAGGTGCTAAGGTTGTGATGGATAAGCTTACTGGTAGACCTAAGGGTTACGGCTTTGTTCATTTCAGGGACGAAAGTGAACAGTTGCGTGCTATGTCTGAGATGAATGGAGTGATGTGCGCAGGGCGCCCCATGCGAATTGGTCCTGCTACTTGCAAGAAAACTGTTGGTGGGACAA GTTCTTACCAGAATTCTCAAGGAGCTCAGAATGACAGTGATCCAAATAATACTACT ATTTTTGTTGGCAATTTGGATTGTAATGTGACTGATGAATATTTGAGACAAGCTTTTAGTCAATACGGGGAGTTAGTTCATATTAAAATACCTGTGGGGAAGCAATGTGGTTTTGTTGAATTTACTACCAG AAACTCTGCCGAGGCGGCATTGGCTGGAATGAACGGAGTTCAATTAGGTGAACGGAATGTTAGACTTTCATGGGGTCATAATACTACAAACCGAAAG CCGCAAGCTGAACAGAACCAATACAACAATGCTGGTTATTATGGATATCCACAAGGTTATGATCCGTATGCCTACGCTGCTGCTCCTCAAGATCCAAATATGTATTATGGAGCTTATCCTGGATATGGCGGCTATCCCGTGCCGCAGCAGGGTCAACAGCCAGTACAACACCAGCAG TGA
- the LOC141593064 gene encoding derlin-2.2, producing the protein MAQAVEEWYKQMPIITRSYLTAAVVTTIGCSLDIISPYNLYLNPRLVMKQYQFWRLVTNFLYFRKMDLDFLFHMFFLARYCKLLEENSFRGRTADFFYMLLFGASVLTGIVLVGGMIPYVSESFARIIFLSNSLTFMMVYVWSKQNPFIHMSFLGLFTFTAAYLPWVLLGFSVLVGASPWVDLLGMIAGHAYYFLEDVYPRMTGRRPLKTPSFIKALFAEEPVVMADPANVRFAPPPVEQLHQD; encoded by the exons atGGCACAAGCAGTTGAAGAATGGTACAAACAAATGCCAATAATCACTCGATCTTATCTTACTGCTGCTGTTGTAACAACAATCGGATGTTCTCTTGAT ATCATCTCCCCGTATAATTTGTACTTGAACCCAAGACTTGTCATGAAACAGTATCAGTTTTGGCGACTTGTCACAAACTTCTTGTACTTCCGTAAGATGG ATTTGGACTTTCTCTTCCATATGTTCTTCCTTGCCCGGTACTGCAAACTTCTCGAGGAGAACTCCTTCCGTGGGAGGACTGCAGATTTCTTCTATATGCTCTTGTTTGGTGCTTCTGTTTTAACTGGTATTGTTCTTGTTGGAGGGATGATTCCTTATGTTTCAGAGTCCTTTGCAAGAATCATATTCCTGAGCAATTCTTTGACATTCATGATG GTGTATGTGTGGAGTAAGCAAAATCCATTTATCCATATGAGCTTCTTGGGTCTGTTTACCTTCACAGCAGCTTATCTACCATGG GTGCTTTTGGGATTCTCAGTTCTCGTTGGTGCCAGCCCATGGGTCGACCTATTG GGAATGATCGCGGGACATGCATACTATTTCCTTGAAGATGTATATCCAAGAATGACAGGTCGCCGACCCCTGAAAACTCCATCCTTCATCAAGGCACTTTTTGCCGAAGAGCCTGTGGTAATGGCTGATCCAGCAAATGTCCGTTTTGCCCCTCCGCCAGTGGAACAGCTCCACCAAGATTAG
- the LOC141593065 gene encoding pentatricopeptide repeat-containing protein At1g11630, mitochondrial-like, with amino-acid sequence MALFTKLRSRTLIQVRNYCSPSAILGGDPKVVLTSKEKSRAALSLLKSESNPEKILNICRAAALTPEYHLDRIAFSLAISRLSKLNYFEGIRSYLEELKNRPDLRNERSVSHSIVLYGQAGMIPNAITTFEQMEQMGIRRTVKSFNSLLFSCIVAGKYDEAKRIFSDFPSTYNIEPDVQSYNTIIKAFGGVGESMSGYSIIAEMSRKNCKPNATTFANLIAGFYKEEKFEDVGKVLNLMKEHGIKPSLNIYNVRIESLCKLGRSFEAKALLDGMIERKLKLNNPDIFYNLIYGFCKEGKYEDAKKLFKSMANHRCKPNSDCYLTIIYYLCKGGDYETALEISKESREKNWFPNVTTTKSLVEGLVSISKVEEAKELIEKVKERFPKQADLWKETEEKLAGVAA; translated from the exons ATGGCGTTGTTCACAAAACTTCGATCAAGAACACTCATTCAAGTCAGAAACTACTGCTCACCATCTGCAATCCTAGGCGGAGATCCCAAAGTAGTTCTAACAAGCAAAGAGAAATCACGGGCAGCACTTTCTCTTCTCAAATCCGAATCTAACCCTGAAAAAATCCTCAATATTTGTCGGGCAGCTGCCCTAACCCCTGAATATCACCTTGATCGCATTGCGTTTTCGCTTGCAATTTCCAGACTTTCTAAGTTGAATTACTTTGAGGGTATTCGGAGTTATCTCGAAGAGCTCAAAAATCGTCCTGATTTGCGAAATGAGCGTTCCGTTTCGCATTCGATTGTTCTTTATGGTCAAGCAG GTATGATCCCCAATGCCATTACCACGTTTGAGCAAATGGAGCAAATGGGTATTCGTAGGACTGTGAAATCGTTCAATTCCCTGTTGTTTTCTTGCATAGTAGCTGGAAAGTACGACGAGGCCAAAAGGATATTTTCGGATTTCCCCTCAACGTATAACATTGAACCCGATGTTCAATCTTACAATACAATTATCAAGGCTTTTGGTGGAGTTGGTGAGTCAATGTCGGGGTATTCGATCATTGCTGAAATGAGTAGGAAGAATTGCAAGCCAAATGCAACAACTTTCGCTAACTTGATTGCTGGGTTTTATAAAGAAGAGAAATTTGAAGATGTTGGGAAGGTACTGAATTTGATGAAAGAGCATGGGATAAAACCGAGTCtgaatatatataatgttagaaTCGAGAGTTTGTGTAAGTTAGGAAGATCGTTTGAGGCTAAGGCTTTGTTAGATGGCATGATTGAGAGAAAACTGAAGCTAAATAACCCGGATATTTTCTATAATTTAATCTACGGATTTTGCAAGGAAGGGAAGTACGAAGATGCGAAGAAGTTGTTCAAGAGTATGGCAAACCACAGATGTAAACCGAACAGTGATTGCTACCTCACTATAATTTACTATTTGTGTAAAGGTGGTGATTACGAGACAGCATTAGAGATTTCGAAGGAAAGTAGGGAGAAGAATTGGTTTCCAAATGTTACAACCACGAAGTCTCTTGTGGAAGGTCTCGTAAGCATTTCCAAAGTGGAAGAGGCGAAGGAACTGATTGAAAAAGTCAAGGAAAGGTTTCCGAAGCAGGCCGATCTATGGAAAGAAACTGAAGAGAAGCTGGCCGGAGTAGCCGCTTAG
- the LOC141593066 gene encoding pentatricopeptide repeat-containing protein At1g11630, mitochondrial-like, whose product MALFTKLRSRTLIQLRNYCSSSSILSGDSKVILTSKEKSRAALSLLKSETNPEKILNICRAAALTPKFHLDRRVFSLAISKLSKSNYFESIQGFLEELKNRPDLQNESFVLYSIVLYGQAGMISTGITTFEQMEHMGIPRTVKAFNALLFSCIVARKYDEAKRIFTDFPSTYNIQPDIDSYNTIIKAFGGAGESISGYSIIAEMVGKNCKPNATTFANLLAGFYKEEKFEDVEKVLALMKEHGIKPTQNIYNVRIESLCKLGRSSEAKVLLDGMLERKMKPNTDIFFNLIYGFCKEGKYEDAKKLFKSMANHECKPNSDCYFTLICYLCKGGDYETALQILKDSMAKNWFPNVTTTKSLVEGLVSISKVEETKELIEILKKRFPKNADLWKETEEKLAGVAA is encoded by the exons ATGGCGTTGTTCACAAAACTTCGATCAAGAACACTCATTCAACTCAGAAACTACTGCTCATCATCTTCAATCCTAAGCGGAGATTCCAAAGTAATTCTAACAAGCAAAGAGAAATCACGGGCAGCACTTTCTCTTCTCAAATCCGAAACTAACCCTGAAAAAATCCTCAATATTTGTCGGGCAGCTGCCCTAACCCCTAAATTTCACCTTGATCGCAGGGTGTTTTCGCTTGCGATTTCGAAACTTTCTAAGTCGAATTATTTTGAGAGTATTCAGGGTTTTCTGGAAGAGCTCAAAAATCGGCCTGATTTGCAAAATGAGAGTTTCGTTTTGTACTCAATTGTTCTTTATGGTCAAGCAG GTATGATCTCCACTGGCATTACCACgtttgagcaaatggagcacatGGGTATTCCTAGGACTGTGAAAGCATTCAATGCCCTGTTGTTTTCTTGCATAGTAGCTAGAAAGTACGACGAGGCCAAAAGGATATTTACGGATTTCCCCTCAACGTATAACATTCAACCCGACATTGATTCTTACAATACAATTATCAAGGCTTTTGGTGGAGCTGGTGAGTCAATATCGGGATATTCCATCATTGCTGAAATGGTTGGGAAGAATTGCAAGCCAAATGCAACAACTTTCGCTAACTTGCTTGCTGGGTTTTATAAAGAGGAGAAATTTGAAGATGTTGAGAAGGTACTAGCCTTGATGAAAGAGCATGGGATAAAACCGACTcagaatatatataatgttagaaTCGAGAGTTTGTGTAAGTTAGGAAGATCGTCTGAGGCTAAGGTTTTGTTAGATGGCATGCTTGAGAGAAAGATGAAGCCAAACACCGACATTTTCTTTAATTTAATCTACGGATTTTGCAAGGAAGGGAAGTACGAAGATGCAAAGAAGTTGTTCAAGAGTATGGCCAACCACGAATGTAAACCGAACAGTGATTGCTACTTCACTTTAATATGCTATCTGTGTAAAGGTGGTGATTATGAGACAGCATTACAGATTTTGAAGGACAGCATGGCGAAAAATTGGTTTCCAAATGTTACAACCACGAAGTCTCTTGTGGAAGGTCTCGTAAGCATTTCCAAAGTGGAAGAGACGAAGGAACTGATTGAAATACTCAAGAAAAGGTTTCCGAAAAATGCTGATCTGTGGAAAGAAACTGAAGAGAAGCTGGCCGGAGTAGCCGCGTAG
- the LOC141590787 gene encoding uncharacterized protein LOC141590787, giving the protein MEFSRSLVGLEYESSDYVSWHSSGIVVEHNGQKQIVTSAYILGNRSWEEGESLPVNVLLPNREKVPGIITYIDEHYNVAIVSAELRETDAASFDTNVFKLGDVVTAVGRRNELTIFPGKINIRKDHLESDNLMSSSCSINESGIGGPLVSNSSGKVIGMNFFSRPRTPFMPSNVLLGCENFIMRPSVRKLALVNNRT; this is encoded by the exons ATGGAAT TTTCACGGTCTTTGGTTGGTCTTGAATACGAATCATCAGACTACGTAAGTTGGCATAGCTCTGGGATTGTCGTTGAGCATAATGGGCAAAAACAGATTGTTACTTCTGCTTATATTTTGGGGAACCGTTCTTGGGAAGAAGGGGAGTCTCTTCCGGTTAATGTTCTTTTGCCAAACCGCGAGAAAGTACCTGGCATCATAACTTACATCGATGAGCATTACAACGTTGCAATCGTCAGTGCTGAATTACGTGAGACTGATGCTGCCTCGTTTGACACGAATGTGTTTAAATTGGGGGATGTAGTGACCGCTGTAGGGCGCAGAAATGAATTGACGATTTTTCCTGGAAAAATCAACATAAGGAAAGACCATCTCGAGTCTGATAACCTAATGTCATCAAGTTGCAGCATTAATGAGTCGGGAATTGGTGGTCCGCTTGTGAGCAATTCTTCTGGAAAGGTCATCGGAATGAATTTCTTCAGTAGACCAAGAACCCCTTTTATGCCAAGCAATGTTTTGTTGGGGTGCGAAAACTTTATCATGAGACCATCTGTCAGAAAACTTGCTCTCGTTAATAATCGCACCTAA
- the LOC141593067 gene encoding N6-mAMP deaminase has protein sequence MDMECYVSMPKVELHAHLNGSVRDSTLLELAKDLGEKGIIVFSDVEHVILKNDRSLVEVFKLFDLIHILTTDHNTVTRITKEVVEDFAAENVVYLELRTTPKRNELKGMTKRSYVEAVIEGLRGVCAVDIDFAPADIELEKWDATCMNNASNGLTRKKIYVRLLLSIDRRETLEAALETVKLALEMRGNGVVGIDLSGNPRVGDWKTFLLALVFAREQGLRVTLHCGEVPNQEEIHGMLDFHPERIGHACCLEEDAWNKLKSMKIPVEICLTSNIRTNTISSVDAHHFADLYKLKHPMTLCTDDSGVFSTSLSKEYAIAATAFNLGKKEMFQLARNAVDFSFAEERVVKQLKKLFDIAE, from the exons ATGGATATGGAGTGTTATGTATCCATGCCAAAAGTGGAGCTCCATGCCCACTTAAATGGTTCTGTCAGAGATTCCACTTTACT TGAACTTGCTAAAGATTTGGGTGAAAAGGGCATTATTGTTTTCTCTGATGTTGAGCATGTAATCCTTAAAA ATGATAGGTCACTGGTTGAAGTATTCAAGTTGTTTGATTTGATTCACATTCTTACCACTGATCACAATACTGTCACCAGAATCACCAAAGAA GTGGTTGAAGACTTTGCTGCTGAGAATGTTGTGTATTTGGAATTAAGAACTACCCCAAAG AGGAATGAACTGAAAGGAATGACGAAGCGTTCTTACGTTGAAGCTGTAATTGAGGGTTTAAGAGGAGTTTGTGCAGTTGACATAGACTTTGCTCCTGCTGACATTGAATTGGAGAAGTGGGATGCAACTTGTATGAATAACGCTTCTAATGGATTAACTAGGAAGAAGATATATGTCAGACTTCTCCTCAGCATTGATAGAAGAGAGACCCTTGAAGCTGCCTTGGAAACT GTAAAACTAGCCTTGGAAATGAGGGGCAATGGCGTTGTTGGCATAGATCTTTCTGGCAACCCAAGAGTGGGAGACTG GAAAACATTTTTGCTGGCTTTAGTTTTTGCTAGAGAGCAAGGTCTTCGTGTTACTCTGCACTGTGGAGAG GTACCTAACCAGGAAGAAATACATGGAATGCTGGATTTTCACCCTGAGAGAATTGGCCATGCTTGTTGCTTGGAAGAGGATGCATGGAATAAACTGAAATCGATGAAGATCCCG GTTGAAATATGTTTGACATCTAACATCCGAACTAATACAATTTCCTCTGTGGATGCTCATCATTTCG cTGATTTATACAAACTGAAGCACCCAATGACTCTATGCACTGACGACTCCGGTGTATTCTCTACCAGTTTATCCAAAGAATACGCCATTGCTGCAACTGCTTTCA ATCTCGGGAAGAAGGAAATGTTTCAGCTGGCAAGGAATGCAGTCGATTTCTCATTTGCAGAGGAACGCGTGGTAAAGCAATTGAAGAAGTTATTCGATATAGCGGAGTAA